The sequence CGACACCGCCCCACACGCCCGAATCACCAACTGCACGACCTCCTCCGTCGTCGCATCAAACGCCTTCTGCGTTAGTGCGCGTTTGCCTTTAAGCGCGCGAATCTGCGCGTCAAAGTCGGCGTAATGCTGAGTGGTCGCCCAGATCATGTACATCAGCGTTTGCGCATTCACCGGTGCCAGCAGTCCGCGTGCGATCCAGTCGTCGATCACCTTCACGCGGCTGTCCAGCCACGGCTTCACGCGCCCCGTGAGAATGTCCTCCATGTGCTCCGCGCCGTGAATGATCTCGCTAGCCCACACCTTCGAGCCTAATGGCCGGCGACGCGACAACTCCATTTTCGCGCGTACGTATCCGCCGATCGCCTCGACCGGATCGTCGCTGCATTCGAACGTATCCGCCGCGCGGTGCCAGTCTTCGAACAGGTCTTCCAGCACACGCCGGTACAACGCGAGCTTTGTCGGGAAGTAGTAATGCAGGTTAGCTTTCGGTAAGCCTGCACGCTCCGCAATCATCGCCGTGCTGGTTCCGTCGAGTCCTCGCTCCGCGAAAACCGCTTCGGCGCACGCCAATAAATGCGCTTCGTTCGACTCGCGAATGTGCGCCTTGCGCCGCCGCAAAGGTGCGCGAGTTTCGTCCAGTGTCTCGTCGTTTTCCGTGATGTCGGCAGCCACGTTGTTGTCTCTCATGTTGGCTTCATCGGCATGTGTGCCGCGTCGCGCTTCATTCTAGTCGTTTGAGCGCGGATGGACACGCGCATTCGCGACCGCCGAAAAATGTGTGCTGCAGTGCAATGGCACGCTTCTCGCTATGTTTCTCACCGTACGAAAGGTGTTGATTTGGCGGGCTTAATCGTCTACAACCTGTCCAACTGGACAGGATTGAGAGAGCGAGAGATGCCCCAGGGTTTGCCCTCTGTATAAGAGGCGATCGAAGGCATCGAGTGTGCACCGCCGCCGTGCGGGCACGCCCCAAAACCCGCCGCCCATGCACCAGTTTCATGTCGATTCACCGAAAGGAGCGAGACGAATGAACGCGGTATCCGAAGCGCTGAAGCACGCAGAACCCGCTACGTCGATCAAGGTCGACGGCAAGCGGCTGTGGGACAGCCTGATGACAATGGCGAAGATCGGCGCGACGCCTAAAGGCGGCGTCTGCCGGCTGGCGCTGACCGACCTCGACAAACAGGGGCGCGACCTGATCGTCAGTTGGGCGAAGGAAGCCGGTTGCACGGTCAGTGTCGATCAGATGGGCAATGTGTTTATGCGCCGCGCCGGGCGCAATCCCGATGCGTTGCCGGTCATGACCGGTTCGCATGCGGACTCGCAGCCGACCGGTGGCCGCTTCGACGGCATCTACGGCGTGCTCGGCGGACTCGAAGTGATCCGCAGTCTGAACGATCACGGCATCGAGACCGAACATCCGGTTGAAGTGGTGATCTGGACCAACGAGGAAGGCTCGCGCTTTGCGCCCGCCATGGTCGCCTCGGGTGTGTTCGCCGGCGTCTTCACGCTGGACTACGGTCTCTCGCGCAAGGACGTGGATGGCAAGACCATCGGCGAAGAACTCAAACGTATCGGCTATGCGGGCGATCTTCCGTGTGGTGGACGACCCTTGCACGCCGCGTTCGAATTGCATATCGAACAAGGACCGATTCTCGAAGCCGAGCAGAAAACCATCGGTGTGGTGACCGATGCGCAAGGCCAGCGCTGGTACGAAATCACGCTGACGGGGCAGGAGGCGCATGCGGGTCCGACGCCCATGCCGCGCCGTCGCGATGCTTTGCTCGGGGCCGCGCGCGTGGTCGAACTGGTCAATCGTATCGGGCTGGACAACGCGCCGTTCGGTTGCGCGACGGTCGGCATGATGCAGGTCTATCCGAACTCACGCAATGTGATTCCGGGCCGCGTGTTTTTCACCGTCGACTTCCGTCATCCGGACGATGCGGTGCTCGCGAAGATGGATGCCGCATTACGCGAGGGCGTGGAGAAGATCACGAGCACCATCGGTCTGGAAACTGAACTCGAGCAGATTTTCTACTACGCACCAGTCGCTTTCGACGAAGCCTGCGTGAAGTCGGTACGCGCCGCGGCCGAACGCTTCGGCTATTCGCATCGCAACATGGTGTCCGGTGCGGGACACGACGCCTGCTATCTGTCGCAAGTCGCGCCGACTTCGATGGTGTTCGTGCCGTGCGTCGACGGGATCAGTCACAACGAGATCGAGGACGCCACCTTCGAATGGATCGAAGCAGGCGCGAACGTCTTGCTGCACGCCATGCTCGGACGAGCGTGCGAGCCGGTTTCATAACGCTTTAGCGGTAGAAGGTGGTGGTTGATTCACTAGCCTCACCGTAGTGCCCATAAAACAAGTCGTCCCGGCTCCGCTTAAGCGCAGCCGGCGGGAACGGCTACGTCCTCACATCGAAGAAGGAACGTGTATGGCCATCAAGCAAACCGGCGATATTGCGGCTCAGCGCCTATCGGCCGATCAACTGTCGTGCGAGTTCTCCGACATCGCGCCGCTGCTCGACGCGAGCGCCGCGGCTGCGGCCGCGAGCCGCTGTCACTACTGTTACGACGCGCCGTGCGTGAACGCGTGTCCGACGCAGATCGACATTCCCAGTTTCATTCGCAAGATCAGCAACGGCAATTTGAAGGGCGCGGCCGTCGACATTCTGTCGGCGAATCCGCTGGGCGGCATGTGCTCGCGTGTTTGCCCGACCGAGATTCTTTGCGAGGGGGCTTGCGTGCGCAACCATCAGGACGCGAAGCCGGTGGCGATCGGTGCGCTGCAACGTCATGCGACCGATTGGGCGATGGCGCGCGGCGAGGTGCTGTTCAAGCGTGAGGCGGAAACGGGGCGGCATGTTGCAGTGGTCGGTGCGGGACCGGCTGGATTGGCGTGTGCGCATCGGCTCGCATTGGCCGGCCACAACGTGACCATTTACGACGCCCACGAGAAAGCGGGCGGTCTGAACGAATACGGCATCGCGGCCTATAAAACCGTCGACGATTTTGCGCAGCGCGAAGTGGCGTGGCTGTGCTCGATCGGCGGTATCGAGATCAAGCACGGCGTAGCGCTTGGGCGTGATGTGGAACTCGATGCGCTGCGCAAGCAGCACGATGCGGTCTTCCTCGCGATCGGACTCACGGGCGTGCGCGCATTGACGATGGAAGGCGAGGACCTGAGTGGCGTGATGAACGCTGTGGATTTCATCGAACAGGTGCGTACCGCGAGTGACTTCGGCACGGTGCCGGTGGGGCGGCGGGTCGTCGTGATCGGCGGTGGCAATACGGCAGTGGATGCCGCCGTGCAAAGCCACAAGCTCGGCGCGACGTCGGTGACGATGGTGTATCGACGCGGCGTTGAGTCAATGAGCGCGACGTGGGCCGAGCGCGATTTCGCGCAGACCAACGGCGTCACGCTCGTCACGCATGCAAAGCCGATGCGTTTGATCGGAGAGGGTGGTGTGGTGACGGGCGTCGAATTCGAGCGCACGTTAGGCGATGCCAGTCAGGAGCGCTTCGTGGTCGAAGCCGACATGGTGCTCAAGGCAATTGGGCAGACGCTGGTGCCGGTCGGTATCGAGCGCGAACTGTTGACGCTGGACGGCAGCCGTATCGCAGTCGATGCAAACGGACAAACCTCGTTGCCAAGCGTATGGGCAGGTGGCGATTGCGCGGCGACTGGTGGGATCGATCTGACGGTACAAGCGGTGCAGGACGGCAAGATTGCCGCCGCCGCGATTGACGCCCAGTTCGCCCGCACCGCAGTCAAAGCCGCTTGAAGGTGCGTGAAGCCGCTTAAGCCACGTATCACACCACGATAAAACAGCAGTCCCCAAGGAGCCGAACATGGCCGATCTGCGCTGTACGATTGCCGGCATCACGTCGCCGAATCCTTTCTGGCTGGCCTCCGCGCCGCCGACCGACAAAGCCTATAACGTGAACCGCGCGTTCGAAGCGGGCTGGGGCGGGGTCGTGTGGAAGACCCTGGGCCTCGACCCGCATGTGGTGAACGTCAGCTCGCGCTATGGCGCGGTGCAATGGAATGGCCAGCGCATCGCGGGCCTGAACAACATCGAACTGATCACCGACCGTCCGCTCGACATCAATCTCAAGGAAATCGCTCAGGTCAAACGCGACTGGCCGGACCGCGCGATGATTGTCTCGCTGATGGTGCCGTGCAACGAGCGCGACTGGAAGTGGATTTTGCCGCTCGTCGAAGACACCGGCGCCGATGCGGTGGAATTGAATTTCGGCTGCCCGCACGGCATGAGCGAGCGCGGCATGGGCGCCGCGGTGGGCCAGGTGCCCGAATACATCGAGATGGTCACGCGCTGGGTCAAGGAGGGTTCGAAGCTGCCGTGCCTCGTCAAACTCACGCCGAATATCAGCGACATTCGCCTCGGTTCGCGTGCTGCCTATAAAGGCGGCGCGGACGGCGTCTCGCTGATCAACACCATCAACTCCATCGTCGCGGTGGACCTCGACGCGATGTCACCGTTGCCGATGGTCGACGGCAAAGGCACGCACGGCGGCTACTGCGGTCCGGCGGTCAAGCCGATCGCGCTGAACATGGTGGCGGAAATTGCCCGCGACGTGGAAACGCCGAACCTGCCCATTTCCGGCATCGGCGGTATTTCGACGTGGCGCGATGCGGCCGAATTCATGGTGCTCGGTGCGGGCAGCGTGCAGGTCTGCACGGCTGCGATGCACTATGGATTCCGCATCGTCTCTGATCTCGCGGATGGTCTCTCGAACTGGATGGACGAAAAAGGCTACGCCACGCTTGATGACATTCGCGGCCGCGCCGTGCCGAACGTCACCGACTGGAAGTACCTGAACCTCAAATACGACATCAAGGCGCGCATCGATCAGGACAAGTGCATCCAGTGCGGTCTGTGCCATATCGCGTGCGAAGACACCGCTCACCAGGCGATTATGAAAGAAAAAGATGGCGTCCGGCATTTTGAAGTGATGGACTCCGAATGTGTCGGCTGCAATCTGTGCATGCATGTGTGCCCGGTCGAGCAGTGCATCACAATGGAACGCGTTGACAGCGGTGAGTACGCGAACTGGACCACGCATCCGAACAACCCTGCGCGGGTGAATGCCGGTGAAAGCGAGACGTCAGACGCGGCTGAAACGGCCGAGCATGCGCACGCTCATGCCCACGCAGCAAAAGCAGCCTGAAACTTGAGCGAGCTGTAGGAAAAGAAACGAAACGAAGCGCTTGTACTGAACCTGTAGTTTTCCCCCAAGGCCTGACGCGCCGCCAGAAGCCGCGCAGGCCTCAACGATCAGTGGAGATCTTTCGATGAAGCAGACAGCGCATCCCGTCGATCCGGAGTTTGCGGCCGGCGCGCAGGGCAGCAGTCTTTACAACGACGACCTTGCGCCGACCGGCGTCGCGCAGCGCACGTGGCGGTGGTATCACTTCGCCGCGCTGTGGGTCGGGATGGTGATGAACATCGCGTCGTATATGCTCGCGGCCGGTTTGACGGAAGAGGGCATGTCGCCGTGGCAGGCGGTGGCGACGGTGCTGCTCGGCAATCTGATCGTGCTGGTGCCGATGCTGCTGATCGGGCATGCCGGCGCGAAGCACGGTATTCCCTACGCGGTGCTGGTGCGTTCCTCCTTCGGCACGCAGGGTGCGAAATTACCGGCGATGCTGCGGGCGATCGTCGCGTGTGGCTGGTACGGCATTCAGACGTGGCTTGGCGGCAGCGCGATCTACACGCTGCTGAACATTCTGACCGGCAACGCGCTGCACGGCGCGGCCTTGCCGTTTCTCGACATCTCGCTCGCGCAGCTCGCGTGTTTCCTCGTGTTCTGGGCGCTGCAGATTTACTTCATCGTGCACGGCACCGATTCGATCCGCTGGCTCGAAAGCTGGTCCGCGCCGATCAAGATCGTGATGTGTATCGCGCTGGTGTGGTGGGCCACGTCGAAGGCAGGCGGTCTCGGCTCGATGCTGTCGGCGCCGTCACAGTTCGTGCCGGGTGGCAAGAAGGAGGGCATGTTCTGGGTGACCTTCTGGCCCGGCCTGACGGCGATGGTGGGCTTCTGGGCGACGCTCGCGCTGAATATTCCCGACTTCACACGCTTTGCCAAAACGCAGCGCGATCAGATCATTGGTCAGTCGGTGGGTTTGCCGATTCCGATGGCGCTGCTCTCGGTGATCTCCGTGGTGGTGACGTCGGCCACCGTGGTGATCTACGGCAAGGCGATCTGGGACCCGATCGACCTGACGAGCCGCATGACCGGGATCGGCGTCGGTCTCGCGCTGATCATCCTGACGCTGGATACGATGTGCTGCAATCTCGCGGCGAACCTCGTCGGCCCGGCTTATGACTTTTCGAGCCTGTGGCCGAAGGGTATTTCGTATCGTGTTGGCGGCATGATTACCGCGACCATCGCCATTGTGATGATGCCGTGGAAAATTCTTGCTACCACCCAGGGTTATATTTTCACGTGGCTGGTCGGCTACTCGGCTTTGCTCGGTCCGGTCGCGGGCATTTTGATGGTCGACTACTTCCTGATTCGCGGCACACGGCTGGACCCGCGTGAACTGTTCGACGAGCATGGCGAGTACAGCTACACCGGGGGCTGGAATATCGGCGCGGTGGTGGCGCTCGTGATCGGCGTGCTGCCGAATCTGCCGGGCTTCTTGCACACCGCGTTTCCGGCATCGTTCCCGAATGTGCCGGCGATTTTCAACACGCTTTATACGTATGCCTGGTTTGTTGGACTCGCGTTGGCGTCGATCGTATACAGCGCGTGGATGAAGCTGAGCAAAGGACCGAGTGCGCGCGTGGCGAGTGCCTGAGTGTGCCTGGGCGAACATGAGCGAGTGCATGAACTGTGCACCAGACGCACGAAGTACGTAGCACGGAAACCAGCAGTTTATAAGGAGGCGGCAACATGACGACCCTGATTCGCGGCGGCACGATTATCGACGCGGAGAACACGTATCGTGCGGATGTGTTGTGTGCAGACCCGCAGGACGGTGGCACGATCCTGCAGATCGGCGTGGACCTGGAGGCGCCAGTCGGTGCCACGATCGTCGATGCGGGCGGCCAGTACGTGATGCCCGGCGGCATCGATCCGCATACCCACATGGAATTGCCGTTCATGGGTACCACGGCCAGCGACGATTTCTATACCGGGACGGCCGCGGGTTTATCCGGCGGCACGACCAGCATCATCGATTTCGTGATTCCGAGTCCGAAGCAACCGTTGATGGAGGCTTTCAAGGAATGGCGCGGTTGGGCTGAAAAGGCCTCGGCGGACTATGGCTTTCACGTTGCGGTGACGTGGTGGGACGATTCGGTCTATCGCGACATGGGCACGCTGGTGCATGAACACGGCGTGTCGAGTTTCAAGCACTTCATGGCCTACAAGAACGCGATCATGGCCGACGACGAAGTGCTGGTGAACAGCTTCTCGCGCTCGCTCGAACTCGGCGCGCTGCCCACCGTGCATGCGGAGAACGGTGAACTGGTGTTTCAGTTGCAGCGTCAGTTGCTGGCAAAAGGTTTTACAGGTCCGGAGGCGCATCCGCTGTCGCGGCCGCCTGAAGTGGAGGGCGAGGCCGCCAATCGTGCGATCCGCATCGCGCAGGTATTAGGCGTGCCGGTGTATATCGTCCACGTGTCCTCGAAAGATGCGGTGGACGCGATTGCGCGTGCCCGCGGCGAAGGTCTTCGGGTGTTCGGCGAAGTGCTGCCGGGCCATCTGGTGATCGACGAGTCGGTGTATCGCGATCCCGACTGGACCCGCGCCGCAGCGCACGTGATGAGCCCGCCGTTCCGTTCGGCGGAGCATCGCGAAGCATTGTGGCGGGGTTTGCAAGCAGGCCAGCTGCACACCACCGCGACCGATCACTGCGTGTTCTGCGCGTCGCAGAAGGCGATGGGCCGCGAGGACTTTACGAAGATCCCGAACGGCTGCGGCGGCGTCGAAGATCGTATGGCGGTGCTCTGGCATCACGGTGTGAATTCGGGGCGTCTCACGCCGAATGAATTCGTGCGCATCACGTCGACTAACGCCGCGCAGATTTTCAACCTGTATCCGCGTAAGGGTGCGGTACAGGTGGGCGCGGATGCCGACCTGGTCGTGTGGGATCCGAAGGCAAGTAAAACCATTTCGGTGAAAACGCATCATCAGAAGGTCGACTTCAACGTGTTCGAAGGGATGACGGTGCAGGGCGTGGCGATGCATACGCTCACCCGCGGCGCGCTGGCATGGACCGATGGCGAACTGCGGGCCGTGCGCGGCGCAGGGCGTTATCTGAAGCGGCCGCCCAATCCGGCTTACTTCGATGCGATCCGGGTGGCCAATAAGCGAAAGGAGCCGCATCCGGTAGAACGGTAAGGCGTTTGCAATCTGACGGGCGGCCCCCGAGGGCCGCCCCTGCCGTCTGTTTTTCAACGCCGCGCATTCGCCGTGGCGACCCCCTCCCGCGTTTTCCCCGATGGCGCCCGGTATGCGTTCCGTGGTGCGATGCATGCCGCGTCTGTCATATCTGTTGCAGAGCCGAATTCAACGCTGCATGAGACGCCTTGGCTGTCCGCTTAGCACGTATGCGCATATTGATCGAAAAGCTGATCCTTTGTAAAAACACAGACCGTTTGCTACAGTCCGCCCACTCTGCCGGGCATGACCGCCGGCGGAATGCCGAATACAAAACCATGCAACCGACGTAGCAAACTTTACGGAGCCACCAGATGAAGTCGATTCGTTCCATTCTGCTGATCGCGCTGCTGCAAGCGGTGACCCTGAGCCCGGCTTTCGCCGCTGACGAGCTCGCGCAGATCAAGTCCGCGGGCGTGTTCAAGATCGGCACCGAAGGCACCTACGCACCTTTCACGTACCACGATGAATCCGGCAAACTGACCGGCTTCGACGTCGAGATCGGCACAGCGATCGCGCAGCGCCTGGGCGTCAAGCCGGAGTTCGTCGAAGGCAAATGGGACGGTCTGATCGCCGGTCTCGATGTGAACCGCTACGACGCGGTGATCAATGAAGTCGCCGTCACCGACGCGCGCAAAGCGAAATACGATTTCTCGGACCCGTACATCACGTCGCATGCGGCGCTGATCGTGCGTTCGGACAACACCACGATCAAGACGTTCGACGATCTGAAGGGCAAGAAGTCGGCGAATACGCTGACCAGCAACTTTGGCAAGATTGCGGCCGCGCACGGCGCGGAGGTGATTCCCGTGCAGGGCTTCAACGAATCGGTCGATCTGTTGACCTCGGGCCGCGTCGACGCAACCGTCAACGATTCGCTGTCGTTCCTCGACTTCAAGAAGCATAAGCCGGATGCGAAGGTGAAGATCGCCGCGCTCGATACGTCGGCCGACAGCAGCGACAAGTCCGCGGTCCTGATCCGCAAGGGTAGCCCGGAATTGCAGGCGGCAATCAACAAGGCGCTTGCCGACATGAAGAAAGACGGTACTTTCGAGAAGATCTCGCAGAAGTACTTCGGTAAAGACGTTTCCCAATAAGCCTCAACTGCGAGTCTGAATCATGCCGGCATGGTTGCTTCTGATGGCGCATTCGCTGCAGCCCCTTCTGTATGCGGGGCTGGTCTTTACCGTGCCGCTCACGCTGGCCTCGTTCGCGATCGGGATCGTGGTCGCGTTTATCGTCGCGCTGGTCCGGCTCTTCGGACCGCGCTGGGCGGTTGCGTGCGTGCGCTTCTACGTGTGGCTGTTTCGCGGTTCGCCGTTACTGGTGCAACTGTTCGTGATTTTCTACGGACTACCGAACGTGGGCATCGTGCTCGATCCGTTGACGGCGGCGATCATCGGCTTTTCGCTGAATGTCGGCGCGTATAACTCGGAAGTCATACGCGGCGTGATCGAGTCGATCCCGAAGGGGCAGTGGGAGGCGGCGTACTCGATGGGGATGACGCGTCAGCAGGCGCTGCGCCGCGCGATCCTGCCGCAAGCGGCGCGCGTCGCGCTGCCGCCGCTGTCGAACTCGTTCATCGCGTTGGTGAAGGACACCTCGCTCGCTGCGGTACTGACGGTGCCTGAGGTGTTTCAGGCGGCGCAGCGAATCGCGTCGGTGACCTATGAACCGTTGATTCTCTACACTGAGGCAGCGCTGGTGTATCTCGTGTTCAGTTCGGTATTGTCGTCGGCGCAAGTCCGGCTCGAACGCAAGTTCGGCCGTCACGCACTTTTCCAGGCGGGCAACTGATGATTCGACTGGAAAAAATCGACAAGCACTTTGGCGAGAATCGAGTGCTGAGTTCAGTGGACCTGCAACTTGCGTCGGGTAATGTCACTGCGCTGATTGGCCCGTCCGGCAGCGGCAAGAGCACGCTTTTGCGTTGCGTGAATCTGCTGGAAATCCCAGAGGCCGGATCACTCGAACTCGGCGACCAGCGACTCGAATTCAGCCGCGATCACAAGCCACCGCGCGAAACGGTGCTGACGATTCGCCGTCGCACCGGCATGGTGTTCCAGAATTTCCAGTTGTTCCCGCATCTGACGGTGCGTCAGAACGTCATGGAAGGCTTGCTGACCGTGCTGAAGTGGGACAAGGAGAAAGCGCGTGTTCGTGCGGACGAGTTACTTGATAAGGTCGGCATCAAGCACAAGGCGGACGCCTGGCCCTCGACGCTTTCCGGCGGTCAGCAGCAGCGCGTAGCGATTGCGCGGGCCTTGGCGCCGTCGCCGGAAGTGTTGTTGTGTGACGAGCCCACATCGGCGCTGGATCCCGGTTTGGCCGCGGAGGTGGTGGACGTCCTCAAACAGCTCGCCACGGAGGGCATGACGATGTTGATGGCGACCCATGATTTGCGTCTTGCCGCAACGATTGCGCGCGATGTGGTGTTTCTGAATAACGGCGTGGTGGTGGAGCAGGGCCCGTCGAGGGACATTTTCATGAATCCGCGCGAGCCTGAAACAGCGCGCTTCGTGTCCACGCTGACACACAGCTTGCCGGACGCGTGGACCGAGCAGGGCCGGCCAGAGAGAAGCTAAGTCAGGTCCTTCTGGTTTGCTGGAAGCCGCAAATGATTCCACGCCGCCAGCCCGGCAAAAACCACGCCGGCAATACTGACACCGATCCATCCGAAGATCGGCCAAACCACAGCGCCGACCCCCGAACCAACGGCGCCGCCAATAAAATACGCGACCATATAGACGGTATTTACGCGGCTCCGCGCTTCTGGCTTCAGCGCGTAAATCCGCGATTGATTGGAAATCTGCGCAGCCTGCACGCCAATATCGAGGATGATCACGCCGATTACCAATCCAGCAATGCTTTTCGCCGACAAGGCAAAAACAACGAACGAAATCGCCACCAGCACAATCGACACCGTGATAATCGCCCGCGGTCCGCGTCGGTCGGAAAACTTGCCGGCGAGCGGCGCGGCCATCGCCCCCGCCGCGCCGACGATCCCGAACAGGCC comes from Burkholderia sp. GAS332 and encodes:
- a CDS encoding dihydropyrimidinase, with product MTTLIRGGTIIDAENTYRADVLCADPQDGGTILQIGVDLEAPVGATIVDAGGQYVMPGGIDPHTHMELPFMGTTASDDFYTGTAAGLSGGTTSIIDFVIPSPKQPLMEAFKEWRGWAEKASADYGFHVAVTWWDDSVYRDMGTLVHEHGVSSFKHFMAYKNAIMADDEVLVNSFSRSLELGALPTVHAENGELVFQLQRQLLAKGFTGPEAHPLSRPPEVEGEAANRAIRIAQVLGVPVYIVHVSSKDAVDAIARARGEGLRVFGEVLPGHLVIDESVYRDPDWTRAAAHVMSPPFRSAEHREALWRGLQAGQLHTTATDHCVFCASQKAMGREDFTKIPNGCGGVEDRMAVLWHHGVNSGRLTPNEFVRITSTNAAQIFNLYPRKGAVQVGADADLVVWDPKASKTISVKTHHQKVDFNVFEGMTVQGVAMHTLTRGALAWTDGELRAVRGAGRYLKRPPNPAYFDAIRVANKRKEPHPVER
- a CDS encoding amino acid ABC transporter ATP-binding protein, PAAT family, with the translated sequence MIRLEKIDKHFGENRVLSSVDLQLASGNVTALIGPSGSGKSTLLRCVNLLEIPEAGSLELGDQRLEFSRDHKPPRETVLTIRRRTGMVFQNFQLFPHLTVRQNVMEGLLTVLKWDKEKARVRADELLDKVGIKHKADAWPSTLSGGQQQRVAIARALAPSPEVLLCDEPTSALDPGLAAEVVDVLKQLATEGMTMLMATHDLRLAATIARDVVFLNNGVVVEQGPSRDIFMNPREPETARFVSTLTHSLPDAWTEQGRPERS
- a CDS encoding dihydroorotate oxidase B, catalytic subunit /dihydrouracil dehydrogenase (NAD+) /dihydropyrimidine dehydrogenase (NADP+) — encoded protein: MADLRCTIAGITSPNPFWLASAPPTDKAYNVNRAFEAGWGGVVWKTLGLDPHVVNVSSRYGAVQWNGQRIAGLNNIELITDRPLDINLKEIAQVKRDWPDRAMIVSLMVPCNERDWKWILPLVEDTGADAVELNFGCPHGMSERGMGAAVGQVPEYIEMVTRWVKEGSKLPCLVKLTPNISDIRLGSRAAYKGGADGVSLINTINSIVAVDLDAMSPLPMVDGKGTHGGYCGPAVKPIALNMVAEIARDVETPNLPISGIGGISTWRDAAEFMVLGAGSVQVCTAAMHYGFRIVSDLADGLSNWMDEKGYATLDDIRGRAVPNVTDWKYLNLKYDIKARIDQDKCIQCGLCHIACEDTAHQAIMKEKDGVRHFEVMDSECVGCNLCMHVCPVEQCITMERVDSGEYANWTTHPNNPARVNAGESETSDAAETAEHAHAHAHAAKAA
- a CDS encoding N-carbamoyl-L-amino-acid hydrolase, with product MNAVSEALKHAEPATSIKVDGKRLWDSLMTMAKIGATPKGGVCRLALTDLDKQGRDLIVSWAKEAGCTVSVDQMGNVFMRRAGRNPDALPVMTGSHADSQPTGGRFDGIYGVLGGLEVIRSLNDHGIETEHPVEVVIWTNEEGSRFAPAMVASGVFAGVFTLDYGLSRKDVDGKTIGEELKRIGYAGDLPCGGRPLHAAFELHIEQGPILEAEQKTIGVVTDAQGQRWYEITLTGQEAHAGPTPMPRRRDALLGAARVVELVNRIGLDNAPFGCATVGMMQVYPNSRNVIPGRVFFTVDFRHPDDAVLAKMDAALREGVEKITSTIGLETELEQIFYYAPVAFDEACVKSVRAAAERFGYSHRNMVSGAGHDACYLSQVAPTSMVFVPCVDGISHNEIEDATFEWIEAGANVLLHAMLGRACEPVS
- a CDS encoding amino acid ABC transporter membrane protein, PAAT family, which produces MPAWLLLMAHSLQPLLYAGLVFTVPLTLASFAIGIVVAFIVALVRLFGPRWAVACVRFYVWLFRGSPLLVQLFVIFYGLPNVGIVLDPLTAAIIGFSLNVGAYNSEVIRGVIESIPKGQWEAAYSMGMTRQQALRRAILPQAARVALPPLSNSFIALVKDTSLAAVLTVPEVFQAAQRIASVTYEPLILYTEAALVYLVFSSVLSSAQVRLERKFGRHALFQAGN
- a CDS encoding nucleobase:cation symporter-1, NCS1 family; its protein translation is MKQTAHPVDPEFAAGAQGSSLYNDDLAPTGVAQRTWRWYHFAALWVGMVMNIASYMLAAGLTEEGMSPWQAVATVLLGNLIVLVPMLLIGHAGAKHGIPYAVLVRSSFGTQGAKLPAMLRAIVACGWYGIQTWLGGSAIYTLLNILTGNALHGAALPFLDISLAQLACFLVFWALQIYFIVHGTDSIRWLESWSAPIKIVMCIALVWWATSKAGGLGSMLSAPSQFVPGGKKEGMFWVTFWPGLTAMVGFWATLALNIPDFTRFAKTQRDQIIGQSVGLPIPMALLSVISVVVTSATVVIYGKAIWDPIDLTSRMTGIGVGLALIILTLDTMCCNLAANLVGPAYDFSSLWPKGISYRVGGMITATIAIVMMPWKILATTQGYIFTWLVGYSALLGPVAGILMVDYFLIRGTRLDPRELFDEHGEYSYTGGWNIGAVVALVIGVLPNLPGFLHTAFPASFPNVPAIFNTLYTYAWFVGLALASIVYSAWMKLSKGPSARVASA
- a CDS encoding amino acid ABC transporter substrate-binding protein, PAAT family; amino-acid sequence: MKSIRSILLIALLQAVTLSPAFAADELAQIKSAGVFKIGTEGTYAPFTYHDESGKLTGFDVEIGTAIAQRLGVKPEFVEGKWDGLIAGLDVNRYDAVINEVAVTDARKAKYDFSDPYITSHAALIVRSDNTTIKTFDDLKGKKSANTLTSNFGKIAAAHGAEVIPVQGFNESVDLLTSGRVDATVNDSLSFLDFKKHKPDAKVKIAALDTSADSSDKSAVLIRKGSPELQAAINKALADMKKDGTFEKISQKYFGKDVSQ
- a CDS encoding glutamate synthase (NADPH/NADH) small chain, translated to MAIKQTGDIAAQRLSADQLSCEFSDIAPLLDASAAAAAASRCHYCYDAPCVNACPTQIDIPSFIRKISNGNLKGAAVDILSANPLGGMCSRVCPTEILCEGACVRNHQDAKPVAIGALQRHATDWAMARGEVLFKREAETGRHVAVVGAGPAGLACAHRLALAGHNVTIYDAHEKAGGLNEYGIAAYKTVDDFAQREVAWLCSIGGIEIKHGVALGRDVELDALRKQHDAVFLAIGLTGVRALTMEGEDLSGVMNAVDFIEQVRTASDFGTVPVGRRVVVIGGGNTAVDAAVQSHKLGATSVTMVYRRGVESMSATWAERDFAQTNGVTLVTHAKPMRLIGEGGVVTGVEFERTLGDASQERFVVEADMVLKAIGQTLVPVGIERELLTLDGSRIAVDANGQTSLPSVWAGGDCAATGGIDLTVQAVQDGKIAAAAIDAQFARTAVKAA
- a CDS encoding transcriptional regulator, TetR family, translated to MRDNNVAADITENDETLDETRAPLRRRKAHIRESNEAHLLACAEAVFAERGLDGTSTAMIAERAGLPKANLHYYFPTKLALYRRVLEDLFEDWHRAADTFECSDDPVEAIGGYVRAKMELSRRRPLGSKVWASEIIHGAEHMEDILTGRVKPWLDSRVKVIDDWIARGLLAPVNAQTLMYMIWATTQHYADFDAQIRALKGKRALTQKAFDATTEEVVQLVIRACGAVSPAQGKGSADQ